A section of the Candidatus Dormiibacterota bacterium genome encodes:
- a CDS encoding cupin domain-containing protein, whose product MKERTPRARVRAADPPPDGPAPPSTPEGELGRIIGSLGPKIRELRQQKGLSLQQLAERSDVSAAAIHKLERSGMVPTIATLMKLANALNRPVSYFVDEESVIDRPVVYTHAGQRRPVYTSKVGLELRSISGAYGRFFMAGAAALVAPQANSGRKAMEHPGEELVYVVSGALDFEVDGVTHHLGAGDALHFRTDRPHRWCNPTAEPAGAVWMALRPM is encoded by the coding sequence ATGAAGGAGCGGACGCCCCGCGCCCGCGTCCGGGCGGCGGACCCTCCCCCCGACGGCCCCGCGCCCCCCTCCACGCCCGAGGGCGAGCTGGGGCGGATCATCGGCAGCCTGGGACCCAAGATCCGCGAGCTCCGACAGCAGAAGGGGCTCTCGCTGCAGCAGCTGGCCGAGCGCTCGGACGTGTCGGCGGCGGCGATCCACAAGCTGGAGCGGAGCGGGATGGTGCCCACCATCGCCACGCTGATGAAGCTGGCGAACGCGCTCAACCGTCCGGTGTCGTACTTCGTCGACGAGGAGTCGGTGATCGACCGCCCGGTGGTCTACACCCACGCCGGCCAGCGCCGCCCGGTGTACACGTCGAAGGTCGGGCTGGAGCTGCGCAGCATCTCCGGCGCCTACGGCCGCTTCTTCATGGCCGGCGCCGCCGCGCTGGTGGCGCCCCAGGCGAACAGCGGCCGCAAGGCGATGGAGCACCCCGGCGAGGAGCTGGTCTACGTGGTCAGCGGCGCCCTCGACTTCGAGGTCGACGGCGTGACCCACCACCTCGGCGCCGGTGACGCGCTCCACTTCCGCACCGATCGCCCCCACCGCTGGTGCAATCCCACCGCCGAGCCGGCCGGGGCGGTGTGGATGGCGCTGCGGCCGATGTAG